The window ATTTTGTGATAGTTTTTTTATTGCttttcatatttaaatttaCACAATGGACAATTTTTCATCTTAAAATATTTGTAGTCTATGATGTTCActatttcaaaaataattttttaaaaatattatttatacatttttgaatGTTCAGCTTATTTTTAAACAGTAAAGTTAactgaaatataatatttaatatacctATGCAATTTCGAGGTCCCTCGCCAAATGGAAGATACGTATAAGGATGCCTGGTTCGTTTATTTTCTTCTGTAAATCTTTCGGGATCAAATGTTGCTGGATCCGGGTAATAATCTGGATCATGGTGAAATCCATAAATTGGTATGATCACCCGAATGCCTACTGGTAATTCAACTTTACTTCCTGGTATTTGGTATTGGTGCTCGCATCTTCGGGATAGCATTGAAGCTGGAGGATATTTCCGTAGCGTTTCTGAGAAGAATTTAGTAGATTACACTATGTTTTCagtaatattacattaaaagCTTAGATGAATTTTGGACATAAATAATCATTTAATAATGAAAtcctattataataataattctataataaaataatttgttttcCAGCATTTATTTCCtagtttattataataaattgcaGTATTATACCTATAACTTTGATATTCCGTAATTAACAAAAATCCTTGAAGGAAAAAcaattttttctttaatatttctttggTTCTTTTAACTCCTAATTTTAAAAACTTTTTTCATTTGTTCAGTTAAATCAATATCCTGCTCAATTTAAGCACGAACGTGTATGACGAACGAAATAACGTGTATGACGAAAACAATTGCTTTTCGCGTGGAGGTGTTAAGTAAACAAGGCCAACTTCGTCTCTTTTTAAATCGTTCTATTTATATCTCACTGTGGGTGGAATAAGAACTTAATCAATGACACAGTGCAATTGAAGGTCATAGTAAAACACAAAAAGATTACAATCATGAGGATGAAGATATGCATACATAAACATTTATATGGAATATAAAATCTAAATAAAATCTGAAATCTGTTATAAAGATCTATTGCCTATTTTATCACCTAAATTTTCTGTTCTTAACAAATTTTGTACGCTAAGTAATTGGTAATTATAACAaggataattgtaataaaatttatagcATACTTATAATGGTTACGCTCTGTActagtaatatttcataaagtaactttgataaaataattaattcattTTGTTAAAAGATCGAGAAATTGTTGAAATTCTAGTAATATCTTGAGATAGATATTTCCGAACTTTTCAAAGAGATAAGTAACTTGAAGAAATCGACTTCTCAGAAACTAATGATGACAAGCAACATACTATATCAACACAGCAAATAATAGGAGTAATCATTACAAGAATATCTTATGACACATTTCAAGGTATGCAATTTACGTGCAATCAGGTCAAAGAAAATGCATTTATACCTGCAATAACCATATCAAGATACTTCATGTCTTGGATAGCATCGTAAGACAGTTTGCCATTTCTGCTGTCAATGGCGTCTTGTATATCGCGTCTCGTTTTTTCCTGAATTTCTGTATTTAACGCCAACTCGTGAAGACAGAAAGCTATGGTGTTCGAGGACGTTTCATAACCGGCAGCGAAAAACACAAACGCTTGCGCTGCAATGCTGTTCTCGTCCAATTCTATAAATAACGATACTATACATGATAAAGCATGTGgacaaaaaatttctttatcgGTCACCAGTTTGATAAACTTTCAATATGGACACTCCTAATCGTAAGAAGAAagctattttgtaatttttgatCGCTAATTGTGAATCGTGAATCGGCATAATTATGAATTAGATTATTATGAAACGacgtattttgaaatatttatggaTAAGTATGTATagggaaaatataattttagacattttcaaagtaaataaaaaataaataagaaattaacAAAGTAATTTCGGATTGCTTTCCAAatataaaatcttctaattatTTTAGACAATACTAATTTtgttagaaaattaataaataagctATTGATATACGTAACACTGTGATGTAACCAACGTTAACTGTGAATTTTAATTACGAATTGATAAAGCTCCTCTTATACGTAGTTAATGAAACGTTTCATTAAAGGAGCTGCTACATTTCACTGACATTACGTGAATCTTGCAGCGGCTATATGTATAAAGCATTTACTGTCAATCTTATCCTgattaatttttacaaaatgaTATCGTTTGTGGTTAGTCATTACAAGTACTGGAAGTGTACAGCAAATAGTTCACTTATTGACTGAAGGAGACTTATCAATTATGTAACTCTCTTCTTTCATTGATACAATTAAGTTATTCAGAACCGATAGAAGCCAATATAGAGCAAACGCTAACAGCAGCGAATACATTACATTTATCGATATTTCTTTATATAGTGCCAAGTTCatttatacaaaaaatattaactGATATAACAACTTTCTAACAAGCATAGTTGTACAAAAAACGTGCATGTTACTTGGCATTGGTCTGCCAAAAAAATGTGTGTCGCAGTGAAACGGTGCAGCAGTATCAAGCACATACCAGACCACATGTTAAGGCGAACGACAACATTTCTCTCGTAAAGCGTACGATTTATCTTCGTATAAAGTAATCTATATAAACGATAGGAGCAAGCCGATACACCCATACGACAGTTTATCCTGTTGCTACTTGCTACGATTTCGCAAGAGTTTTTGTGTTTTTCGTCTTCAAATTCTACCTATTATCATTAGGTTgtgaatgtttatgcaaatgtGCATTTTTATGAACGTAATTGAGGAAATGCGTGTTCCGTGCATTTTATCAGCTTTCtacgttatttcattttctatatttatgttGTACTTCTAAACATTGTGTTTATCTAATTTTCTATACTATTCATTTATttcccataaatacataaacatcCACAATTTAAACACCATTAATCTTCATATTTAACAACGTACCTATCTCTTCAGTAATTTCCTCATCTTCGTCATTGCAAACTTGTCCATTTCCACACTCGTCCAATgttcctttatttttcaattcaatTAACAGGTCCATAAAGTCGTGTCTCTTAATACCATGTTCCTCTCGTTCGTTAATCATCTGCGACACTACATTCTTGAAAAATTTGCTTACCTCAGGATCTATCACTTGAACATCCaaaaatttgtacaattttGGCATGGCTGTTCTAAGCATTCTCCAGAGGGTAGCTGTGTAACTTGGTTTCGAGAGTTTCTTAGCAGCCCTGTGAAACTCGGATTCCTCATCGGTGAGAGCATTTATTTGTATGCCAAAAGCACAGCTGCCAATGACGTCTATCGTAAATTTTGCCGCTAGCTCGCGAATCTCAAATGGACGATGGGTCTCGGAGGACGCGTCGATTAATTTTTGAAACTCCTCGCCGCACTCGGCCAGCAGGTAGAACATTCTTTTCAATTTGCCGGATGAAAAGGCTGGGGTCAGTTTGGATCTCAGGCTCTTCCATCTTTTTCCTTCTAGGTTGAACAAGTGGGCAGATAACGAGTCCTAGGAAACGGttattcatttaaattaattgtaatttatgtttttctattatgtatttatatatattatgtattttatGGTTATTTCAGATCTATTCTAATATTCTGTGTATATATGTTGTTACAACGTACGACGATCTtcaattttgcattttttacaaataatcTATATCAATAATAAGATTCTAATCTATTTTGTATTGTTATCGTTAAATATaactaaattttcaattttaaattcatTCAAGTTTTCTATTAGCTTTAGCAGAACGAAATTTGTTCTCATATTTAAAATACTTATCATGGTTAGAACCCGTTATGGGCACGACCAATTTACATAACAAAACATTTTCCTTTTACCTGTGAGTTTACCGGTATTCCACGGTTCGTGAAGCAAGCGAAGCTTTTCACGCAAATGTCTTTCACGAGGTCTGGGTCCCGTAGGATCAGCACAGGCGACGTAACACGGAACGCTCCGAAATACCTCTCGTCTCTGAACCACTCATACATATCTTTTATACCTTCTGGTAACGATTTTTGGAACAATAGCAACGACGCAAAATTTCCAAATAATACTGTAGGTTTTCGGAAAGGGACGCCACGGTTCTTCCAAAAATCGAATGTCGACGTAAgaaaacaatataaaatacCTAGCAATAATCCTGGTAATAGAAATTTCTCCAAAATACTCCACATTTTGAATTCGCTACAGAGTTCTTTTcgaaatacaaatataaaattatttttccaaaTCAATAACTATGACGTTCTTCTGTTCcttctttatttataaaattgagCAATATATTCGCTACATGTCATCTCATAATCTTCGTTGTTTTTCtgctttttaaataaattttcgtgCACTATATGTATATTCGAGACCAAACATTTAAATAGGTGTAGCAATCTTTTACGAAtgtattatgtgtgttatacttTCATATTTTACAATCTCATTAGCATTGTAACGAGGTAGCTATGAGGAAAATGTTGCATATAACGCGTACAATATAATACATAGCAATTGTGTATGGCAAGTGTTCCGATACTTTTATGAACCGCGTTAAAAGATTCTTCCCTTTTTTGATTCAACAGTCGTATACATAATGTATTACGTCTGGAGCGGCGGATATCGGTTCAACGTTATCGTCGCGAGGTCAATAGTATAAAACAAAGGATTACTCGACGTTTGTCGTGGCAGTTCTCGAATTACGCAGTTCGATACTCCGATCGAATCCTTGGAGTTGTTTATAGAAGTACACTTGTCGACTGACTCACGAACGCAGTATTTGCACTCTCTTGTTTCTCCCAGTGAAATGTCAGTGATGAACGCTCGTTCAACTGTTCACTGTTCGCACGCGCAACTGACGTTTCGTGCGAGCACGTGATTATCAGGCTGTCGAATTCAACGTTCGAATGCTAAGCGAGCGTTAATTCGTTCCGTTTAACACCATTTCGAATATTAATATCGTTCCACTAATCGATTCCTGTAATTTTACTGCGTGTGCATTTTATCGACTTACACGTCGATTTTGAACGTCGAATCGAGATGTTATGCTTCCTATGATCACTGAAACAACGtatgtaattttaaaatttcctaCAAACTACAATTGGTTATCACTTTGAATTAATTTTACACTTTTGTCTATTTCACGCATACAAAACAACATTAGTTTTTAAGCGGGAAGAATGTAATCAACCACATAAATTCACAACAATTCACTATCGAAGTTACGCAACTATAAACGATTGTATGATGTATCGGATTTAATGAGGTTAAGGCATACTGCACAAGTTTGGGGACAACAAGAAGAAtaggaaaaggaagaagagcgaaagaaaggaaagaagaagagggaAGGGGACGCCTATCGTTCTCACCGAAAGCTAACCTCCCACCGACTGGAAATCATGAACGTACGCACGCACGCATTTATAGAGACCTTGTGCTCCTGCTCCGGCTCGGGTTCGTATCCAAACTCGTGTTCCGGTCGAGAGCCGCTCGTTTATCTTCAACAGCTTTTCGTTCCCTCTCTCTGCTACCCGGATAATTAGCCCCAAGATGTATGCTCGTTTTTACGCACGAATTTCCGTTTAAAAATGATCGATATCATCTTAAGTTTGTATAGCTTCTGTTTGCGTGAGACTTTTTATTCATCGCCACCGTTAATAAACCGAGGCTATCAATTATGATCTTTTAAAAACTCTGTATTATATTGCTGTCATAACGGTTAAAATTTTGATGTTATTATATGAGAAATTCTTATGGTTATATAACATGGTTATGATTCGCTAATATCGTTGTTCTTTTAAAATTTGATTTTCTTGTAATTTTAACATCTTTATCTTGAAATTGGTGTTTAGGAGTGTTTTTAGTTGTTAAAAGTTTAGCGTTAAGTGATTTAGTATCAATTAATGTTCCAGTGTTTTGATACCataatattgtattattttgttattactattattattattgttgttgttgttgttattattattattattatatgaaatttagTAATTTTGCATATCATACGCATTTTATGCATTCTTGCATCTTCAACTGAACGAGTACCAATCAAgtcatatataaatgtaaaaaatataacaagTTAATCAagttatttattttgtattttatatttcatattttatataggGGAGATTATTAACTGTAGCTCTTATTTTATCGTTCGGatgtaaaatatgaaataaaattaaataactcAACGTTTTACTTTAATCTGACTCACATAATGATATCATATAAGGACGAACACGTAAAAATATGATACGAAGTGGCAAGAAATGCAACTAAAAGAGAAAGACTAATCCGCGAAAGCGTGAAGTCATGCGGAAATTTCAGAATGCGTTATATGCAGAGATAACGTAGTCTACTTCGTTTTGAACGCGTGTCTGTCGACAATCTGTAACAAATGAAAATAGATCTTACTTTTACTACGAGATTGTGATCTCTCCTTCCACTGCTTTTAGAATGAAAACAGATGGTTGAGCATGGGGGACCTGGTTCGACTCCTTCCTGCGTGCCTTTCTCTACCTTCTATCTCCTTATGATGTATGCGACTAGGTTaccagaaaaaaaagaaaaaattaaaagcaACACGAATGAAAACTCGTAGCCACAATATGCAGccgattctttttttcatttgcaATTTGTTTCCTcgtgttattattatttattagacGAAATGATAGGTTTTCTTTAATACTGTAAATTAAGATTAGATTAGGTTTCTACATAGATGTAATGCTCATGCGTGTATGTTTTATGAACAAGTTGTTGCTGGGTGATATTTATAGAAAGAATGTTCCGATTTATGAAATGAATGTAAAGTAATTTGAAATTGAATAAGTGTATTTCTGGTTTCTTAAAAGTTAAAATTGGTTGTCTTTGGTATGTTTCATAAATCTGAAATTGAAATTCGCCCTTAAAAGTATGACAAATTTTGCTCTGCACGTAAACAGATAGAATCTATACCATTTCATGATTGATTACATCATAAAAATTACGGACTATGTACATAAGCTTAGCAAATCTATCCTATCGTAGATATGTTTAATTTTTGCGCTCAATTTCACACACGATTCGTGTCATGTAAATAATACAGAACTCGTATTACGCATTATATaatttttgatttttttttaacttcatataaaattattaatgagTTTTGGTTTTTATTTAACTTGTTGATTATATATGGTAAATGTTGATCAATAACTGTCAATATATTATActcttttttttacattttatacacTTCAAACAAGGTTGTATAAGATTTACATAGGTTTGTCATCTTCTCTGCAATCTCAATGCAAATGAGTTATAAAATAAACCTAGTGACGGCATATAATTCACAAGTTTTGCTGCAAATAATGAATATGATTTCGAAATTTGCAAGTCAATTTTATTGACTAAAGCGCGCCTGTATTCGTAAAAATGTGGGAAATGTCGGTAAGATAtcgataaaagatatatgttACAGTCTAGTTTTCTACTATATCATATATAAGTAAGAAGATTCATATTTTATTAGTGTTTTATCTATTTTCCGCGATGTGGCTATTCGTTTCAGTTCAAATTCTCAGAATTTTGTTACTAAAAAGTTTCAAAATAGTAGaattttctatgtattttatttcATGCATGTATTTATTATGCTACTTCTTTTTTGTTTGAAAAAATTTCTTGTTCTCTTGTACTCTGTATTTCAATCCTTTCAATAGTTACGTATAATTCCATTATGAAGTTTCGCTCttgttatttataaaaattaaattttaattacagtAGAAAAGCTACTAAAAATGTAAGGAACTTAGAAAATTCCAAATATATCAttcgtataattttaatttaatagtaaacattATAATATTGTGTTTTATTATAGTAACCTTTTACCATTATAGAGGAGAACAAACGTAATTTTTTAGAAGTTACGATATGCAACAatacaataatttttacattagtttcgttacaatattataaatttatatataatacatattttatagtttattgTTCTTATAGGTAGCGTTAAATTATATTTCCCGAATTTCATTTAGAAAATCGTACTCAACAGTGcattatataacataatacgtaaCAGTTGGCTTGAATTACAAGTGTATCGTGAAGATATTGTACGTTAAATGCAAGTTGTCTAATATGGAGTAAATATCGTTAGAATTAATATTGgagtttaagaattattaaGAACTATTCAATTTTTAAGATAACGACATCGActtgtctgtctgtctgtctctctctcatCTAATTTTTTGAACAAATTAAATCTTACGTATTTAAAGGATGTGCGTCTATATTATGATTGAGTGACAAATTTAGCAACTAGcaatatttagaaaatttttgGAGACACCAAGCATGAATCATAATTTACATATAGGTTTCTTAAGCTCTTTCGaaaattttctgtatttttcgaaataaattGAAGATAATTTCGAACAAAAATACGTAGAAAAAATTTTCTACGAAAAGAGAAACgtatttcgtttatttattttttcccaTCTTAGCTTGAACAACGAAATATTTTGTACACGTAATTCTCTAACAATAAGTCAAGCATACTTTCAAATACTCGAGCAAAATTTTTCAATGCAAGTATGTCAATAAATTGAACCCATCATCAAGCCATcattaaaaaatgaagaagagcgatttaatttcttttaaaatttttccaaaACCTCTTATCCTTTCTTCTACCAAAAAAAGCTAATACATCAAGTGTCAGATCTAAATTTCGATCAATTCATGATCCTCGATTCTCAACATCTGGATGGCTCCCAAAGGCTGCATACCAGACGGCGCATCGTCGCGCTACTTTATCGCAAAATTCGTAACCAGATGCTCGAAGGCGATCTCGAGTAACCTTCGTCTGATCGTGGGCGTCGCTTCGACTCGCCACGAAACATTATTTTCGAACTGTACGGTGGGAAACCTCGGTGAAACCTAACTTTTCAAGCTGAGAGGACCATTGCGCAATCGAACACACACAAACCACACTAATCAACTTTATAACGAAAAAAAAATAGTTACAATATTTTACCAACATTTCTGTGCAAAATTCATCCTGGAACTTttactatttatattattattaataatacaatttattgaaaaaaataatacaattgTGGTATGCATGTGCACCATTGCATTTGTAGGAAAAGTTCTACAAAAGTATTCTTTCAGCTATTCATCTTCCTCCTTTGAGAATTTTGTCTAACTGCACTGATAACTAAGTTACGACCTGGAACAGTTAACTGTAGATTATTCTGAAGAGTGGAAAATGCGAGGGAACGCACGGAGGCGACCATTATTCGCGCACGTGCAGAAGAGTTTCGCTGGCCGCCGCGTCGTGGCTCAGCAGACTCCGAAATGTTGATGCTAAATAAAACTCCTAGCTGGTTGGGACGATGCCATGCGTTCTAATTTTCACGAAGGCAGATCGCTGGCCCGGGACGTGATCCGCCGCGTCGTTTCGAGCCGGATGATTCGATAGTCTTTCGAAGCTCTCTCCGGGTTACCTGTTCTTCGTGGCAAGGAGAGGGAAGTTTACACATAGATAAACGGGAAAACGTGTCTTTCGAGACCAAACAAGGAAAAATCGGTGTTAATTATAGAGAATCGTTTCGATAAGCGAATAAACTCGTACGCTTATGACGAGACACGGAAAGGTCGGTGACTATTAGAATCATTCGCGGCGAAAAACAAAAAGATCTCTTTGATAGTCCTTCGACATGAGCAATTGGAGAATTGGTGATAATTCGGGGAAATTCTTTCGATCAACAGAAAAATTGGTCGTCTGAAACGAGATACAGGAAAGCTCGTTTGCGAGTACTTTTATACGAAAGACTGGCAAATTGATGACGATTAGAAACGATCGTTGCTGCGTCTATCGAGAAAAGTTGAATCGTTGCGTACTCTAGTAATTTATTTACTTGCCTACTAATCCTTCTCCTCAAAACGAGAAAGTTGAGCAACCTGTGACGATTAGAAGAATCGTGTCAAAATTGGTGTGCGATTTACTCATCCAATTAAGACTTTAAAAATCCTTCAAATTAAAAGGTTGAAAAACTTGCGAAGATTAAAGAGAACTGTTACGAAATAGGTGTTTGTATCTGTAATTATAAGTGAAGAAAAGAAGCAAATTTTGAAGCTTCCAGTGGTGAATCGTGGGTTCTTCCATGCGAAGGTTGCGGTGACATGGCTGCCGCCCTTTTGGGCAAGTGCGTTGGATTACTGGCTCTGGTGTTGCTTCTCTATAGTTGTTGCTATGGCTTCCGTATTCGAGATCATCCATCGTCGACGGAGCAACCACATCGCGCCACCTGCACTTCCATCTTTGGCAGATGCCAGGAGAAGACGATCACGGCCACGTCGAACAAAAAGTGGCACGACACTTCGCGGCTTGCCAGTGCTCCTAGGAAACCACCTGTCGAGCTGACGTCAACGGATGACGATAGAGTAACAGAAGAAGAAAAGTATATGAAACATGAGGGAGGTGAACGTGACTCTGATTGGATAGAGAAGAGTCTTGAAGAGGATGAGGATGACGAAGTGATCGTGGAGATAGAAGAAGATACTGACGAAGTAATTATGAGTTACGATGAGGATCAGGatgaaagagaggaagaggaggaaaaaAGTGGAAATGATGATGATAGtgatgaagaagaagatagAAAAGTAATTATGAAGAAACTTGTAGAGGATACCGAGGAAGACGAAGAGAAGAGCGAGAAAGTGGATTCGAAGAAGAAAATAAGCTTGGAGAAAGGTTTGAAATCTAAGAAACAAGAGAAGGATGAAAAGGACGAAAATGAGGATGAAGAAGAAAAACATGGAAAGAAATATAGGAGAGATGTTCATGGAAAACTGGCTGCAAAGAAACTTGTAGAAGATATAGAGGGAGATGAGAAGACAAGTGAGAAAGTGGATTTGAAGAGAAAAATGAGTTTAGAAAAAGGATTGAAAGAGACAATGAAATCTAAGAAGCAAGAGAAGATtgaagaagacgaagacgaagacgaagacgaagacgaagacgaagatgaaaacgaaggcgaagacgaagacgaagacgaggacgaggacgaagacgaagacgaagacgaagacgaagacgaagacgaagacgaagatgAAAACGAAAGCGAAagcgaagacgaagacgaagacgaagacgaggacgaggacgaagacgaagacgaagacgaagacgaagaagaaaaaattgttttacctcCACCACGAAAACTAGAAAAAGTTAGACACGCGGACAAAGATAAGGTTAGGTCAGCAGAAATAGCAATTGTTACAGAAAAACCGAAGGAAATACCAAAAGTAGAGAAGAAACCAGAGGAAAGCGTGAAGAAGATTCAAAAATTATATGAAAAGAAGTCGATGGAAGAACCATCGAAGCTAGTTGAAGCCACGAAGAAAGTGGAACCCGTGAAAATAACGAAAGCTGAAATCGAATCTTCTGAATCGAAAATTGTCGTGAAGCCGGAAAAAAAAGCGCAGATTTCAGTGAAGACAGAAGAAACGGCGAAGGTTTCGGTAAAGACAGAGGAAAAAGCGAAAGTTCTGGTGAAGACGGAGGAGAAAACGAAGGTTCCGGTGAAGACGGAAGAAAGGACAAAGATTTCGGTGAAGACGGAAGAAAGAACAAAGATTCCGGTGAAGACGGAAGAAAGGACAAAGATTCCGGTGAAGACGGAAGAAAGGACGAAGGTAAAACCGGAAGTGTCGAAAACACGGGAACCGGCAAAAGTGAAAACAACGAGTGCTCAAGCTCCGGCTAAAGTTACAGAAGTTAAGCGATCCGATAGTGAGTATCGTGAAAGATTGAATGTCGTGATTTGTTGATTTGTTCTTTGGAATTTGCGGAAGACACAGTACTTGTAAATACAAGATCAAATGTAGTTATTGGAATTACGTCGATATAAATCGTTTCATCCAGTATAATGTAAATCGTGTTTTATCCAGTTGTCCATGGAGAAAATCATCGCAGAAAGAAATCTTTGTCGAATTTTTGGAGTAAAATGAGTATGATATTGTGTTGCAGAAGATGAGTCGAAAGTAAAAACGAAAATGCACGTGGAAGCTTCTTTCACTTTGGCTCGATTGAACGAAGCGATACTACGCGTACCGACATTCGTGCCAAATTTCACGGCCGTTGAGAACTCCGAATGTCAGCAGCATGGCAAAATCTTCTTACGACAATTACGGGGTTATAAGTTATGGGCGTTGCAAAGTAAGTCACCTCTTTTTTCCATATGTTCGTTCTAACAAATTTTATCTATTCGACCACGTTGAGTATTGATGACATTACGTTGGCGTCACACATGAATAATTCTCAAATGGCATCGGAATGGTCGACGAGtttgaaaagaaatatttcagtCAGAATAAAAAGCCACGTGATTTCGGTCCAATAGTCAACGTATTATATTttcgaaaatgaaataattaatctaAAGTTGAACATGGTGTTTGAGTTTATTCTTCCTCTGATTTTTCGTCTGGAAATTTTCCGAATcatattgtcaatattttatCCGTTTGTGTTTCATTGTCTCTATGGGATCAGTGTTAGATTCGAGCGCAAAAATTCCATCGGGTCTATTGCGAGGGAACGTGAATCAACTTGGAGATTTTGACGAGTGTTTGGGTGTGATGGCGCACGTGAAATTGAATGAAAAAACGATAAGGGTGCAGGGCAAATATTGTTTGGCCAATATAGATTTGTATCCATCTCATCCGGACATGAAGCTTCCGGTTAATATGATGCAGGCACGTTCTTTCATAAGAGGAAGTATGTATGATGTAAGTgaatgattttatttttttgtttgcATTTTATCAACGATATTGATCTTCTTGCTGCAACCAAAAGCACATTGTTTTCAATACCAGTGAATACTTTCCGTACTTTTTCATACCGTGAAGATTAATGAATGATCAAACTTTCGAGAAATTCTATTATGATGAACGTTCACTTTTTCAGCCTGGTCACTTCATTCCAAAATTCACGACGGTGAACTGGGCAGTGTGTCTTCCAGCGGCGTGTTCCGCTGAAGACGCACGAATCGTTGTCGAGGAAGCATTGAACGACTATAACTCTACCGTAGGAATTACATTCATGGTAGATGTCAATCCTAACATGTGCTACGTCAAACAAAAATCACGAAGCTATTCGAAAGAGACGATCGGTGTTctgtatgtatttatatttataattaaatggcggattttatgcatttatgtgaaatttaaaAGGTATAGAAATGTACAGAATGCATATAACATTCAAAAATCATCAAATTATACTCGTTATACTTACTGTGAGTGAAATAAAT of the Bombus affinis isolate iyBomAffi1 chromosome 6, iyBomAffi1.2, whole genome shotgun sequence genome contains:
- the LOC126917588 gene encoding cytochrome P450 6B5-like isoform X1; translation: MWSILEKFLLPGLLLGILYCFLTSTFDFWKNRGVPFRKPTVLFGNFASLLLFQKSLPEGIKDMYEWFRDERYFGAFRVTSPVLILRDPDLVKDICVKSFACFTNRGIPVNSQDSLSAHLFNLEGKRWKSLRSKLTPAFSSGKLKRMFYLLAECGEEFQKLIDASSETHRPFEIRELAAKFTIDVIGSCAFGIQINALTDEESEFHRAAKKLSKPSYTATLWRMLRTAMPKLYKFLDVQVIDPEVSKFFKNVVSQMINEREEHGIKRHDFMDLLIELKNKGTLDECGNGQVCNDEDEEITEEIELDENSIAAQAFVFFAAGYETSSNTIAFCLHELALNTEIQEKTRRDIQDAIDSRNGKLSYDAIQDMKYLDMVIAETLRKYPPASMLSRRCEHQYQIPGSKVELPVGIRVIIPIYGFHHDPDYYPDPATFDPERFTEENKRTRHPYTYLPFGEGPRNCIGMRFALLQIKVGIISFLRKHRVETCERTITPIKFSRRSLVTTSEKGFWLKIIQYS
- the LOC126917588 gene encoding cytochrome P450 6k1-like isoform X2 — translated: MWSILEKFLLPGLLLGILYCFLTSTFDFWKNRGVPFRKPTVLFGNFASLLLFQKSLPEGIKDMYEWFRDERYFGAFRVTSPVLILRDPDLVKDICVKSFACFTNRGIPVNSQDSLSAHLFNLEGKRWKSLRSKLTPAFSSGKLKRMFYLLAECGEEFQKLIDASSETHRPFEIRELAAKFTIDVIGSCAFGIQINALTDEESEFHRAAKKLSKPSYTATLWRMLRTAMPKLYKFLDVQVIDPEVSKFFKNVVSQMINEREEHGIKRHDFMDLLIELKNKGTLDECGNGQVCNDEDEEITEEIETLRKYPPASMLSRRCEHQYQIPGSKVELPVGIRVIIPIYGFHHDPDYYPDPATFDPERFTEENKRTRHPYTYLPFGEGPRNCIGMRFALLQIKVGIISFLRKHRVETCERTITPIKFSRRSLVTTSEKGFWLKIIQYS